The following are encoded in a window of Castanea sativa cultivar Marrone di Chiusa Pesio chromosome 9, ASM4071231v1 genomic DNA:
- the LOC142609790 gene encoding protein GL2-INTERACTING REPRESSOR 1 translates to MSRRNGPKLELKLNLSPPRPNPRVESPSRSATVSPTSPPSSCVSSEMNQDDNSPRYLNSPEATSMVLVGCPRCLMYVMLSEDDPKCPKCKSTVLLDFLHDTNTTSPNKTRKS, encoded by the coding sequence ATGAGTAGGAGAAACGGACCAAAGCTGGAATTGAAGCTGAACCTTTCACCACCAAGGCCAAACCCAAGAGTGGAATCACCAAGCCGTTCAGCCACAGTGTCACCAACATCCCCACCAAGCTCATGTGTGTCATCAGAGATGAACCAAGATGATAATTCTCCGAGATACTTGAACAGTCCTGAGGCCACGTCTATGGTGCTAGTTGGGTGTCCTCGATGcctcatgtatgtcatgctcTCAGAGGATGATCCCAAATGCCCCAAGTGCAAGAGCACCGTTTTGCTTGACTTTCTTCATGACACAAACACCACCAGCCCCAACAAGACGAGGAAAagttaa
- the LOC142611366 gene encoding uncharacterized protein LOC142611366 encodes MSLYIGNLSTRTRRDELERVFRRFGRCNVQLKKDGYGFIVFDYPSDAEKALRALQGKNICGEPLTLTWSNKQPRPFQKFARAAGSYESQRGRNAAKGGDHDRRKMGSNGWRDYKMRIKQPDSDGGRLDYADMLENEAGGRHGPQENIQDYIEEEHQGLHDEGGIVVADLVDNDRWGGQVLGTSNGNGIENGIGFDRYEPYRGYDGKDEIENQRIGYTGGSPVPRNSQESLGRDQIGDAALNHPNDSKPWPTCYSCGASGHKKRDCPKENALRRKSTKFDLRQNDDMCKNGRGRGEMDRFGSKSWGNQRSSRDTISARQLRDDRRASGSKDHWRLIKSRSSPVTKETDRDRRTDNGGKKRRRGIGSPKRSTAKKVRKSISSPHHSDYTASRSRSTSQSSKSLPKSRFHSRLRSTNSRARSLSCNSRSSSKSPYSGTRSIKSRSRSSSSTSLSLSVSLGQPLPSATNKAQLNSKDSLCNATTPKSTDSPVERLQPIDLNAGLDSADFENTTMVVNNENVLSSSKVEVDMEKNQTLERDDYSNHITSGSFYEVANPSTPMTEKGALTAGSSPPEILGDMVKLKNSSALQMEHMPAKPDTETFAKSQTGCSTSISSEEMYMVLKHYGLEPPEENERHLSIEAYFGSARFWPWDVIYYRRMKKGLISIENYDRRVAQNKEFGIVDKYIRSSSGWGEMDKDNS; translated from the coding sequence ATGTCTTTGTATATTGGTAATCTATCAACTCGAACTCGGAGAGATGAACTTGAACGTGTTTTTCGAAGGTTTGGGCGCTGTAACGTGCAGCTAAAAAAAGATGGATATGGATTCATAGTATTTGACTACCCTTCAGATGCAGAGAAAGCTTTGAGAGCACTGCAGGGCAAGAACATCTGTGGGGAGCCATTGACTCTTACATGGTCGAATAAGCAGCCTCGGccttttcaaaaatttgcaAGAGCTGCTGGATCATATGAATCGCAACGAGGAAGAAATGCTGCGAAAGGAGGAGATCATGATAGAAGAAAAATGGGTTCAAATGGTTGGAGAGATTACAAAATGCGTATTAAACAACCAGATAGTGATGGTGGAAGGCTTGATTATGCTGACATGCTTGAGAATGAGGCAGGCGGTCGCCATGGCCCTCAAGAAAACATACAAGATTATATTGAGGAAGAACATCAAGGTTTGCATGATGAAGGTGGTATTGTTGTAGCTGATCTGGTGGACAATGATAGATGGGGAGGGCAAGTTCTTGGCACCTCAAATGGAAATGGGATTGAAAATGGAATAGGATTTGACCGATATGAACCTTACCGTGGTTATGATGGAAAAGATGAAATTGAGAACCAAAGGATAGGATATACAGGTGGTTCTCCTGTACCAAGAAATTCTCAAGAGAGTTTAGGGAGAGACCAGATTGGTGATGCAGCTCTGAACCATCCTAATGATTCTAAACCTTGGCCAACTTGCTATAGTTGTGGGGCTTCTGGTCACAAAAAGCGTGATTGTCCCAAAGAAAATGCTTTGCGGAGAAAGTCCACAAAGTTTGATCTGAGGCAGAATGATGACATGTGTAAAAATGGTAGAGGCAGAGGAGAGATGGATAGGTTTGGATCCAAATCCTGGGGAAACCAGCGGTCAAGTAGGGATACCATATCAGCAAGGCAACTAAGGGATGATAGGAGGGCATCTGGTTCAAAAGATCATTGGAGGTTGATAAAAAGTAGAAGTTCCCCTGTCACAAAAGAAACTGATAGGGACCGGAGAACGGACAATGGTGGAAAGAAGAGGAGGAGGGGTATTGGAAGTCCCAAGCGAAGTACTGCAAAGAAAGTTAGGAAGTCAATTTCATCACCTCATCATTCTGACTATACTGCATCCAGATCTCGCTCGACTTCCCAATCCTCTAAGTCTTTGCCAAAGTCAAGATTTCATTCTAGATTGAGATCTACAAATTCCAGAGCACGTTCTTTGTCTTGTAATTCAAGGTCCAGTTCAAAATCACCTTATTCTGGTACCAGAAGTATTAAGTCTAGGTCAAGATCAAGCTCGTCAACATCCTTGTCTCTGTCAGTATCACTTGGTCAGCCTTTACCATCCGCTACAAATAAGGCACAGTTGAATTCAAAAGACTCTTTGTGTAATGCTACCACTCCTAAATCCACAGACAGTCCAGTTGAACGGTTACAACCAATTGACCTTAATGCTGGGTTGGATAGTGCTGACTTTGAGAATACAACGATGGTGGTGAATAATGAAAATGTTCTGTCATCCTCAAAAGTAGAAGTTGACATGGAAAAGAACCAAACTCTGGAGAGGGATGACTACAGCAACCATATTACATCTGGGTCATTTTATGAAGTAGCAAATCCAAGCACACCAATGACAGAGAAAGGTGCACTTACTGCTGGGAGTTCACCTCCAGAGATTTTGGGAGATAtggtgaaattgaaaaattcttcTGCCTTACAGATGGAACATATGCCTGCGAAGCCAGATACAGAAACTTTTGCCAAATCCCAGACTGGTTGTTCAACCAGCATATCCTCAGAGGAGATGTACATGGTTCTGAAGCATTATGGCCTTGAACCGCCAGAAGAAAATGAAAGGCATCTCTCTATAGAGGCATACTTTGGTTCTGCTCGCTTTTGGCCATGGGATGTCATCTACTACAGGAGGATGAAAAAGGGTCTTATTTCTATTGAGAACTATGATAGACGGGTTGCTCAGAATAAAGAATTTGGTATTGTTGATAAGTATATCAGAAGCAGTAGTGGATGGGGAGAAATGGATAAAGACAACTCATGA